ATATTGAACTTGAATTGACTGCTAGATGCAACAATAACTGCAGGCACTGTTATATAAACCTTCCACCTGGCGATGAGAAAACAAAAGAGGAAGAATTAACGTTTGAAGAGATATTAAAGTTTACAGATGAAGCCGTTTCTTTGGGAGCAATGGGTTGTCTTATAACAGGCGGAGAACCTCTATTAAGGAAAGATTTTTTTGATATCTATATTGCTCTTAAGAAGAAAGGATTACTACTCTCTGTATTTACCAATGCAACCCTTATAACAGAAAAGCATATAGAACTTTTTAAAAAATACCCGCCAAGAGAGCTTGAAGTATCTGTCTACGGAGTTACCCCGGAAACATACGGGCGAGTAACAAGGAATCCCAGTTCCTTCAACTCTTTTCTGAAAGGAGTTGACCTGCTTATAAAAAACAATATTAAAACAACATTTAAGGCGATGGCTTTACGTTCTAACGTTCACGAATTGCCTCTAATATCTAAGTTTTCTAATATAAGAACAGCCGGTTCTTTTAGGTATGACTACCTTTTACATCTTCGTTTTGACGGGAATGAAAAACGTAATAGAGAAATAGTAAAAGAACGCCTCATCCCAGAAGAGATAGTCAAACTTGAAAAAAGTGACCCTAAGAGGTTTTCAGCAATGAAAAGAGAATGCTCTGATATTCTGATTGATGGGGAACCTAATGATGAAATTAAAG
The bacterium genome window above contains:
- a CDS encoding radical SAM protein; the protein is MKKGRVIKKELSEFSLWEKIYRNNMLIDIELELTARCNNNCRHCYINLPPGDEKTKEEELTFEEILKFTDEAVSLGAMGCLITGGEPLLRKDFFDIYIALKKKGLLLSVFTNATLITEKHIELFKKYPPRELEVSVYGVTPETYGRVTRNPSSFNSFLKGVDLLIKNNIKTTFKAMALRSNVHELPLISKFSNIRTAGSFRYDYLLHLRFDGNEKRNREIVKERLIPEEIVKLEKSDPKRFSAMKRECSDILIDGEPNDEIKDVLFRCGAGVGTCTIGYNGTLRLCSSLWHPDCIYDLRKGSLTDAYNNFIPKVRNMRSTNKNYFKKCGRCEIINLCLWCPAHAHLETGFLDEPSDSFCEVAKARVEMFNK